GCAGTTCGCGTCCAATTTGAAAACAACAATGAAGTGGGAGTGTTTAGTAAACTAACAAATTCATATTGCCTCGTCGCTATCGGGGGATCCGAAAACTTCTACAGCGTGTTCGAGGCGGAGTTGGCGGAGACTATTCCTGTAGTCCATGTAAGCATTGCGGGGTGCCGCATCATCGGCCGCATGACGGTCGGCAACAAAAACGGCCTGCTGGTGCCCTCGTCCACAACAGACACAGAATTGCAACACATTAGAAACAGTTTACCCGAGAACGTCAAAGTGCAGCGCGTGGAGGAGAGGCTGAGCGCGCTCGGTAATGTAATTGCGTGCAATGACTATGTGGCCCTCGTACATCCCGATTTGGATCGGGATACAGAAGAAATCCTTGCAGACACATTAGACGTGGAAGTGTTCAGACAAACAGTCGCCGGGAACGTCCTGGTGGGCTCGTACGCTGCGCTCAGTAACCGTGGCGGTCTCGTGCATCCTAAAACCACAATACAGGATCAAGATGAGTTGTCATCTTTACTACAAGTTCCGCTGGTGGCAGGCACAGTGAACAGAGGCAGTGACGTGATTGCTGCAGGAATGGTTGTCAACGATTGGTGCGCGTTCTGCGGCCTAGACACAACATCAACAGAAATTTCAGTAATAGAAAGTGTGTTCAAACTAAATGATGCTAAGCCCACAGCCATCACATCCACAATGCGAGCATCTCTCATCGACAGCATGTCATAACAATGAGTAATGTGGACGGCAGATTGTTTGTGATTAAGTTTATTACGTAAGACCTGCACATACACACTGcaaaaagaaattaaagaagaaatattttatctgttGATCAGATTACAAACCAATGCATCTTTGgactatttttttgtaaacataagaaaataaaattgtgaatattAATTGTCTATGGTTTGATTGATGAAACAAATATGTTCTCTACGTTCCTGTGTACAGAAACTACTCTGTGGATCATATACCTCTTTTTCAGGAAACCTAAAAAGCAAAAATTCTATTTATACACACTAACAAGGGCAAACATAAATCGAGTGTACTGATTTGACATCACAATGCATTTATCAGACAACAATCATCACCAAGTGCGCTATTCAGATAAGGGCAGTAAAACAACACAGacttataatacaatttattataaacattatacagTCCATCTATCTACAGTTGCCACATTGTTTCTCTGGAAGTTCGCACCAATAGGAACATAACATTAACGTTTGCAAAGCAATTACctaatgaaaacataatttattcactTCCATGTATGTGTAGTGTAAGAAGGATGTGTGTTGTTATTTcctttgaaatgttttgtttagtgCATGTTACCTGCAGTTTACAATGCAATAAGGTAAAGTTTATGCAATATTCCTCACacaaatatcaaataaacacatttacttACTGTCTTACTTTACTCAGGCCATTACAAAAGTCTCACGACTTGTCAGAACCCAAAAATTTGCATTGGCCCCAGTACGATAAATGTCATGCAAGCTTAGATAATTTATCAGTTGTCTTTTTGCCCCTCAGATAGCCTAAAATCTGATTGAAAGAGACATAATATAGACCAATCAATGCTAACATTACTTTTTTTAGTAAGgcagctttaaataaaaaataacaaaatcctTGCTAGAATTGACTTTCCTTTCTATTACTGTAGCATAAACAGTTTTCTGACAATATTCTAGCTAGTAATACTATTATGTAGTGTCTACTTCAAAACTTAAGATAAAAGGTCATTGACATTGAGCCTCTGCAGTTTACAAAGTAGGTAATTATGACGAAACAATTCTCACACTACACATTTTTGGCGCGAAAGTCAAACTCACTATACTAACTCATTGAcgagtaaaacaaaatattgcgcaataatattatgcaatattttacaacaaatacaCTAACATCGGCAAAAGAGCTGCCGATTTATTACATAAACTTATATCACTGATTTAATTTAGCGCCttatttcaccaaaaataaGGGTCATATTTTAGGAGTATACAAAGAGTATATAATTTATGTCTGTCTAGTGGTGAAATAGGGCATTAGCATTAGTCATCAAATCAGAACAAGATTTCCGCAGAAACATTTCTCAGTATAAGATGTTCCAATGTTTCACATTTCACCATTGCGTATGAGTCATTGTTTTGGTCGTAAACTATTGCGCAATGTGTATTGACACGAATGTGGGCTCCAAACAGTTCCGAATATTGGTGGGAATTACTTTCTACTACTTACACTATGAGAATTAGTcacttgtgacgtcattttcGTGCAAAAAGGCAAGCATTATTGCAAACAGATTGCCAATCTTGACTTAAGCTTGTAGTTCGGACTTTTATTTGGTTATATATGAATACGTATTTCATCAAACATGCAATACTttctaaactattttattgcaCAATGTTATTCACACAGTAGTGTAAATTTGCGGTTACAATTTAAGAAAGGTGCAATGCACACATTCTCTCTTTACTAGGTCTATTGTGACAAAAGGAAATGACCTAGAAAGTAATTCACGGACAAATTACTTAAGACGTTAAAGTGGCTACTGATATCAATACGGGCAACCAGAGGGAATGATAAGATCAGATAAGATATAATGTCGAATTCTTTCATATTTGTCTATCCCTGTCTCTATCTGGGTCTTACCTAGATATTACATTATGTAAATCAAACTTATTTTGGGAAAAGAGTATATTACTCTTGTACCATCAAGTTTATCATAAGTATTCGAAAGTGGATCCTAAGGCCTGCTGAAAGCTTATTTTACTGTGTTTTGAAACACCAACAGTGACTAATTCTCATATAATTCTATCCTAAAATTAATCTATATAGCAATTTTGGTACATAATATCTACATAACAACcacatttaaacataaattatgctgtttttattcgttttccatcatttattataaatattacttgtgCAGTACTATacatctaaaactaaaatatacaacaagACAGATGGCGGAACAAATACATTTATGACCGAGCTAGGACTTAGAGCTGGGACACTtcagtatttaaatttattagtaatagaGACactatactttaaaattattgcataacttatacaataacaaacaaacaatagtttagtaaacaaataaataagataaataaattatcattaattatattatccaGTTGTGGtgcaataaaatttcaaaggaTTGATCAATGACTCAAGCTtctaatatttgttatggatGGACAAATACAGCGTTTAGTGTCTATCTGTCTATGGCCTGTAGGTCTACAAAATAACTACCCACCTGTGTTTTAAACCAGTACAGTTATATGTTCGTAAAACCTGATTAAATAAAGAGTAATATAAAAATCAGATAAAACAGTAGGCCTTTATAAAAGGATCGTTTTAATATGTCAGCGATATTAAGTGCtatttcagtagtttagtcTTTATtgcctattttatttaatattttgaaagacaTTTACATGTTTGAAGTAAAAGTGTCAggaattttaaacatatttgttcaGCCACCTACCAAAGAACCGTTTCGAGCCAcaagtgaaaattaaataaataattaaactaattatgcGTTACATATAACATGGCATCATCAGTCAAGCTCTTACGCTCCACCTAATTAGGCACGTACCATCcctatacaataattaattatatattaattaataaaaaacacagGGACATTAGCCTCGCTAGATATATCCAAAAGTTTTTGAATGCTATTACACCTTATGAAAGTGATTTTTGATCAGTAAAGTCCTTCGATACAAGGCAGCTTTGTTGAAGCTCCCAAACGAATAAAAATGTTGCGCCTGTTTAACCCGAAGGGAGTAAAAAGTATTCCTCTGTCGCAAGCTCATTTGGATCATTTATCTTAAATCACCTTTTGCCATTTGTAGAACCAACAATAGCTAGGCTTGAAGATACTgcatctttttatataaattaataataggtattgaAGCTAGGACCTCGCTACTGTTTCTACGAGAGGTTTGCTCTTGGTCAAAATCACTTTATTTCAATGTAATAGCATTCTTATtagaaaatttgattttcaagacaaaattacataattgtTATGTACAGGATAAGTGAgaattgtgtaaaataaatgcaatagtAAGTACACAGATATTTTGGCGGCAACtcattatgaataaatttgattttgaaaatacctTTAATTTTGAATTGCTCAGAAGTCTGTCTAAGCGACTAATAACTTTGTAGATATTAAGATGTTTATTtagtcaaatgtttttttttttaatatggtaCCAGAATGAGTAACCGCCATTGAGAAATAGAAATGCAAAGACAATATACAAAGTCAcatcaaaatacaatattgaGATACAGAATAACCCTCTGAGCATAACCATACGGGTTGCAACCCCCTTAATTTAAACCCAACCCGTTTTTGCACAAAAAAATGAACCTTCGAACCTTGCTCATAACAACACACAATGGACGAATTAAAATATACCAACCGATTTATCAACCAACTTGCTATCCAACACGGGGGTGAAAGCTACCCATCGGTCAACAAGTTGGCCAACAAATAGGCTCTTAAATTGTACACGATCTATTCGAATATAGTTATAAATTCATTTTCTATTAACATCGAAACTATTGGGTCTATACATTGAATGttacagacacgaaacaatGAAATGA
This genomic stretch from Anticarsia gemmatalis isolate Benzon Research Colony breed Stoneville strain chromosome 13, ilAntGemm2 primary, whole genome shotgun sequence harbors:
- the eIF6 gene encoding eukaryotic translation initiation factor 6; protein product: MAVRVQFENNNEVGVFSKLTNSYCLVAIGGSENFYSVFEAELAETIPVVHVSIAGCRIIGRMTVGNKNGLLVPSSTTDTELQHIRNSLPENVKVQRVEERLSALGNVIACNDYVALVHPDLDRDTEEILADTLDVEVFRQTVAGNVLVGSYAALSNRGGLVHPKTTIQDQDELSSLLQVPLVAGTVNRGSDVIAAGMVVNDWCAFCGLDTTSTEISVIESVFKLNDAKPTAITSTMRASLIDSMS